The following coding sequences are from one Triticum dicoccoides isolate Atlit2015 ecotype Zavitan chromosome 4A, WEW_v2.0, whole genome shotgun sequence window:
- the LOC119286617 gene encoding 40S ribosomal protein S27, whose protein sequence is MVLQNDIDLLNPPAELEKLKHKKKRLVQSPNSFFMDVKCQGCFNITTVFSHSQTVVVCPGCQTVLCQPTGGKARLTEGCSFRRKGD, encoded by the exons ATGGTGCTGCAGAACGACATCGACCTGCTGAACCCGCCGGCGGAGCTCGAGAAGCTCAAGCACAAGAAGAAGCGCCTCGTCCAGTCTCCCAACTCCTTCTTCATG GACGTCAAGTGCCAGGGCTGCTTCAACAT CACTACTGTGTTCAGCCACTCACAGACCGTCGTGGTGTGCCCAGGCTGCCAAACGGTGCTCTGCCAGCCAACGGGTGGCAAGGCCAGGCTCACCGAGGGTTGCTCCTTCCGCCGCAAGGGCGACTAA
- the LOC119289084 gene encoding pre-mRNA-processing protein 40A-like: protein MQPLRQPFQLVDQDMPEANMGMSEQMPHFPQLGHHMPHSGLVLPAPRAVLPGGYMPNMGAPMQPPFYTYQQMWVPVLVHPLGSTQHHTMSPWLPSVSSSDPSPLDWQEHFSHEGKKYYYNMRTKQSSWYKPVELMTPLERADATTAWNEYTTDEGRKYYHNRVTKKSQWTIPEELKIARELAEKASSQRPDQDAQTTAGAYVGSSYAASSTHDAVAVVSERIDQELRI, encoded by the exons ATGCAACCTCTGCGGCAACCGTTTCAACTTGTTGATCAGGACATGCCAGAAGCTAACATGGGGATGTCAGAGCAGATGCCACATTTTCCGCAACTTGGGCACCATATGCCTCACTCTGGTCTTGTTCTACCTGCACCACGAGCTGTGCTACCTGGTGGATATATGCCAAACATGGGTGCCCCTATGCAGCCTCCGTTTTATACT TATCAACAAATGTGGGTTCCTGTTCTAGTTCACCCCCTGGGTTCAACTCAGCATCACACCATGTCTCCTTGGTTGCCCTCA GTTAGCTCATCTGACCCTAGCCCTTTGGATTGGCAAGAGCACTTTTCACATGAAGGGAAAAA GTACTATTACAATATGAGGACAAAGCAATCAAGTTGGTACAAACCTGTCGAGTTGATGACACCTTTGGAA AGGGCTGATGCGACTACTGCTTGGAATGAATATACTACGGATGAAGGACGGAA GTACTACCACAACAGAGTGACGAAGAAATCTCAATGGACTATTCCTGAGGAGCTGAAG ATTGCACGTGAACTAGCAGAGAAGGCGTCAAGCCAACGGCCTGATCAGGACGCTCAAACCACTGCTGGTGCCTATGTTGGATCCTCTTATGCTGCTTCAAGCACACACGATGCAGTGGCGGTCGTTTCTGAAAGAATAGATCAAGAGTTGAGGATTTGA